The sequence atttcagATTAAATTATTCTATGTACATACAGTcgtattcaaaataaattagactatatttttcttctttttacaattttaagcAAAAAggcaataaaatcaaaaacatTTACAAAATACTGAAGCATTTTAATCACATGGGTTTCAACTTTGCCAATATTTGCAAAAGGAAAGATGAAGCTGAAGTATGAATACTGTAGATTATATGTGCATGATTTATTCAAAGCAAAGCATAAGCATCTACAGTTGCAGATATTAATGTTAAAAGTTCAATCAAAAGCTGTAACTTGAACATTACTATCCACCATATTAACAtctttaatttactttaatttcaGAATATCGCATAATTCATTTCGATTAAAGTCCTTTATGATCAAAATTAATCGTTCCGCCTCGCGCTAATCGCCAAATTAACACATCATACTATTGAAATTAAACATGCTTCGATCTATCACTGAACGGAAACTTACTTGCGCTTTCTGCAAGTTATGAGATCagaataatgaaaagaaaaaaaaggttttGCTTTTGTTACATAATGGAAATTTAGAAAGCAATTTTTCTGTACTTTATCTTTCTCCACAAATACCCGTATGTTTATACAAAAAATTCCCTTTATTATACTTTCACTGCATGGATCAAACATATCATAATTACTGCTTTCCTCccttttctgaatttttgttCTTAATTTCTTCAGTTCACTTTACCTAGCTATGTATTCGAATGCCAGCTGAAAGAGGTCTCAGTTCAATGAACAAAAAGTAAATCAAGCTTGACAAATGACTACTTGTCTAGTGAAATTGTGttggttattattattttgactaTATTAAGAGagtgttatttattttaattttttggcacgctttacttttattgatggtgcattagaaaataataatttatcatacataaattagtttataaatttaactaaaaacaatatatatatatatatatatatataaattatgattATAAAGAATTTAGTTGGATGCtaaattgtttaaaaaatattttatttattaaaagtttattttttatattaatatttataatataaaagaaaagagaagacaatgtatataaaagtgactaaaaaataaaacaagcagtatttcttcaaaaaaaaaaaaaaacttatatcCCTCAAATGCCAAAATGTCAAACTTAAAATAGCcttagaatataataaaactattatGCATATAATTGtggctaattttataatacattagtacaaaaattcaataaaatatattagacaTGTATCAAAATTTTAGCTAAACCCTTTTGGAATTTACATAATTTTCCTTCATATATAGGATGAAATAAAGTCTATACCTTTTATTGTGCATAGCTTCGAGGTAACTAATTGCTTGTGTATTTAATTAGTCAATTGATtaaggttttctttttgttggtCAAATTAACCACCCACTTagattaattacaaattatagaaaaattccACCACAACAACACTAGAGATATTGTATTAAAATGATCCACTTAATCTTACTcataaaagaagtcaaataaATTGCCTTGTAGTAAGTCATTATTTAGTACCATATACATTCACAAGGGAAATGACAAATGATTAAACTATAACAGTGAAAAGGGAACcccaaaggaaaagaaaaagaaaaagaaagacccTACCAGAAATATTAACTGCTAAAACTAAACTCCAACTACCGACTAAAAATTTTAGCAATGACTTATTTCCAAGACCCCTTTGAATTCCTTTCTTCAAAAGGGCTTTTCCCTTGAGGTCCTAAAGTAAAACTCTTCTACTTAAAAAACACAGTCGTCTTTCACCAACTTGATCAATTTCAGTAACTGTAATACTGAAACTGAGCTTGGCCGTAACTAGTGTTAACGAAATCTCCTCCTCCTATAATTCCTCCATCGTCTTCCTCTATATGCACCCCATCAAACTGCAATTACCAATACAGCAACACAATGTTACATTCTgcattagtttttcttttatagcaTAAGGATTCACAACGTTGCACGACTTGTCTTGGGATAAAAGAGAGCAAAAGTACATGTAAACAAAATGtaaaacaacaataataagTAAGGTACCCATAGCTCATCTTCGTCTTCATGTCTGCTAGAACATGCAGCTTTGGGAATCTCACCAGTCTCATCGTTGCGCGCGAATCTGCCACGTATACGAGGCCTGTTGTCTGCTAGTGTTTTTCGACATGCATACTTTTaaccaaagaaaagaaaattcacaTTAACAACATTGACCCACCATACATGTAAATTACAGTAAATGATTATTTATGTTCTCAACTGAACTGGCTTTTCTTTACCTTAATTGTTTTGGTGAAGTTTCTCTGATTACGTTTAGCTCTGTACTTAGAAAtcctatcttttctttcttcagcACTGTATCTACCAACTTTAAAATTTGCTTCTTCTGTAAATGAACTCTCTGTACCAGAAGGACTTGAAAATGATCTCTGTGTTGTAATTGTATGCGCtgttcttgtattcttcagaaaagaaaacagcttCAGTTAGCTACTAAACTATTCAAAAGAATCAAAAGGAGATGCAAGAAACAGAGGATTTTACCTGTAAATCTCCAGTGCTGCAAACTCTTCTCATATGACCAGCAAGAAAGGTGTTTTCAGGTGGGCTTAAGGTCTGATTTTGATGATAATTTGGAGATGACGAAGATGATTCTAGGAGAGTGTCAAAGTGAGGTTGAAAAAGAACGTCAGGTTTGCCTTCGAAAGAATTGCTGCTGTAGCTTCTTTGCATAATCTTTGTCACATTCTCCATACCGCTAGTGTGACTATGAGGCATAaagaattgatttttattactGTAAGAAGGGTCAAAACTCATTTGACATTCCTCGGTTTTCACTCCCAAAACATCCAAACCAGGAAACCAACTTGAAGAAACATTTGCAAGAGGCTGATGCTGCAAACGGGCAGTCGTTTGATAGAGAGATAAATTCTCAAGTTGGTGACTTGGGGGGGAAGATGAGAGCAAGTTTAGACTAAAATTGTCCaacaaattagaattttgaggTGGGCTTTGAGTGTTTTGGTTGTTCGAGAAATCTTGAAAGATTTCAGTTGAAGAATCACAAAAAGGGGAAAATGGGTCAGGGAAAAAAAGGTCACCATCAGAAGAGACCATTTCTGGGCTTGAACGGTGGTACAAAGAGCTACCGTAAAAATAAAGATCAGAAGACATTGTAGTTTCTTGAGTTCAATTATTTGACTGAATTGAACTCTAGAAAGTGAAGACTGATACAAAGAGCTAAGAGAgaagctgctgctgctgcttctattgattacaaatttttttgttGGACTAGTTTGTTTTTTGTATACTGGCAATAAAACTGCCACAAAGCCGCACAAGTGACGCTTGGCtctgattttttttgttttttttttctcactcgttttctttttgggtCACTTGGGCTctgatttatttaatcaaagcTTGAAATCTCACTTTGCTACAAGAAAAAAACATGTCAATTtctgctctctctctctctctatctacAACAATGGAAATTTTGCAAGTCCCAAAAAACACAAGGAGAGACTAGCC comes from Ricinus communis isolate WT05 ecotype wild-type chromosome 5, ASM1957865v1, whole genome shotgun sequence and encodes:
- the LOC8287411 gene encoding two-component response regulator-like PRR37 is translated as MSSDLYFYGSSLYHRSSPEMVSSDGDLFFPDPFSPFCDSSTEIFQDFSNNQNTQSPPQNSNLLDNFSLNLLSSSPPSHQLENLSLYQTTARLQHQPLANVSSSWFPGLDVLGVKTEECQMSFDPSYSNKNQFFMPHSHTSGMENVTKIMQRSYSSNSFEGKPDVLFQPHFDTLLESSSSSPNYHQNQTLSPPENTFLAGHMRRVCSTGDLQNTRTAHTITTQRSFSSPSGTESSFTEEANFKVGRYSAEERKDRISKYRAKRNQRNFTKTIKYACRKTLADNRPRIRGRFARNDETGEIPKAACSSRHEDEDELWFDGVHIEEDDGGIIGGGDFVNTSYGQAQFQYYSY